A portion of the Hoplias malabaricus isolate fHopMal1 chromosome 1, fHopMal1.hap1, whole genome shotgun sequence genome contains these proteins:
- the LOC136679636 gene encoding uncharacterized protein: MSKTHLTSKPKTHLCPKYPKPTSPPNGQNPPFPQTSKTQLSLKRPKPTSPTNVQNPTSPPNVQNPPHLKTYKICHPEISKIHLSSKLPKPTSPPNCQNPFLPNGQNPPHLKTYKIYFTLKYPKSTSPPNCQNPPLLQTAKTPLFQTAETHLSPKYPKPTSPPNGQNPPFPQTPKTYLSPKHPKPHLSPKRPKPSPQTSKTPPLPQTSKTHLSPKRPKPTSPPNVQNPPLPQTAETHLSPKSLPQTSKTHLSPKRPKSHLSPKHPKPTSPQNQWNRRHAWNRQSAGECFSAFFSPHE, from the exons ATGTCCAAAACCCACCTCACCTCAAAAc CCAAAACCCACCTTTGCCCCAAATATCCAAAACCCACTTCTCCTCCAAATGGCCAAAACCCGCCTTTTCCCCAAACATCCAAAACCCAGCTCTCCCTCAAACGTCCAAAACCTACCTCTCCCACAAACGTCCAAAATCCCACATCTCCCCCAAATGTCCAAAACCCACCTCACCTCAAAACGTACAAAATATGTCATCCTGAAATATCCAAAATCCACCTCTCCTCCAAACTGCCAAAACCCACCTCTCCTCCAAACTGCCAAAACCCCTTTCTTCCAAATGGACAAAACCCACCTCACCTCAAAAcctacaaaatatatttcaccCTGAAATATCCAAAATCCACATCTCCTCCAAACTGCCAAAACCCACCTCTCCTCCAAACTGCCAAAACCCCTCTCTTTCAAACGGCCGAAACCCACCTCTCCCCCAAATATCCAAAACCCACTTCTCCTCCAAATGGCCAAAACCCACCTTTTCCCCAAACACCCAAAACCTACCTCTCCCCCAAACATCCAAAACCCCACCTCTCCCCCAAACGGCCAAAACCCTCCCCCCAAACTTCCAAAACCCCGCCTCTCCCTCAAACGTCCAAAACCCACCTCTCCCCCAAACGGCCAAAACCCACCTCTCCCCCAAATGTCCAAAACCCACCTCTCCCCCAAACGGCCGAAACCCACCTCTCCCCCAAAT ctcttcctcAAACGTCTAAAACCCACCTCTCCCCCAAACGTCCAAAATCCCACCTCTCCCCCAAACATCCAAAACCCACCTCACCTCAAAAT CAATGGAACCGCCGCCATGCCTGGAACAGACAATCCGCCGGAGAATGCTTCTCGGCGTTCTTCTCTCCGCATGAATAA